Sequence from the Gammaproteobacteria bacterium genome:
GACAGGTCGCACAGGCCTCGAGGTCCGTGCGCGTGGTGGGCCTTGCACCGGACTTCAGATGATCAGTGGCATCGTGACAGTGCACGCAATTGACGGTGGCGTGGCGACCTTCCGCATGGAACTCTTTGATGTTGGCATGACAGGCGTAACACTGCTTCTCGTCCACCGGCTTCAGGGCAGATTCCGATGCGGCCGCTACGCCGTTGGCCGCGAGGGCCAACATGGCCCCCGCCGCTCCAAGCCACCAGCGGATTTTTCTTAATTGAGTGATCATGGTGAACTCCTTTGTTGGCCATGGCGGACATCTGCACGACATCCGAAAGTACGCGCAGAAGAAGCCTAATGCCCCCAAGTCGGAGCGACAATGCTCAAAACTGATATAAGTTAAGTTGGGTGATCGAAACCTTGACCGGGATCAATGTGAATCAGCAAATTGCGATTCAATGTGTGCTCAAGGCCCCGTATATAGCGCCCGTCCGAGAATACCAGGATCAGACCATGCCGGGAGAACTGAAAAAGATACTTGGAGAAACACCGTTGCTGGCGAGTTTCGACCCCGCGCACCGGGAGGCCATCGCTCGCATGTCACGGATGGTCGATTACGCGGAAGACGAATTTATCTTCCATGAGGGAGCGCCTTGCGGCGCCTTTTTTATCGTGGTCTCCGGCCTGGTCAAACTCTTCGTCACCAACAACCGGGACCAGCGGAAGATCATCGAATTCATCTCGCCTACGGAATCCTTCGCCGAGGCCGCCATGTTCTCCGGCCAGGGTTACCCGGTGTCGGCACTGGCGGTGGTGGACGCCTTGCTGGTGCGCATCGATGCCTTCGGCTTCACCCGATATCTGCACCAGCACCCGGAACTCACTTGGACCATGCTTTCCCAGTTGAGCCGGCGGTCCCACTACCTCATCGGGCAGATCCGGCAGATGTCCCTCCAGGGCGCGCGCTCCCAGGTGGCGGACTACCTGCTCCAACGTCACTCCACGGAGGAACCCCTCCAGCCCATCACCGGCCTCCCGGCGCGCCGGGCCGATCTGGCTGCCGCCGTGGGTGTCACCGTAGAGACCCTGTGCCGGGTGATCTCCGAATTCCGCAACCACGGCTGGATCACAACCAGGGACAACACCATCATCATCCAGGAGCCGGATAAGCTGGAGCGGTTCCGCCACGAGGACAGGCCCAAACGGCCCCGTGCGAATAACGTGAAGCCCGTCGAGGGACGCGCCTCCGGAGTCGCCTAGAGAGACCTCAAATCCATCCGGGTACGCCGCATCCTTGCCCGATCGTTCCAGGAATCAGGCTGCTTCTCCCGGACTCGAACGGACGCAATTGCGGCCCGCAGCCTTGGCCGCATAAACGGCTTCGTCGGCATCCTTGATCAGATCGGCGACACCACGCATCCCGGCGTGGCGCACGGCGACTCCGGCACTGATGCTGCCCCGCCACTCACCATCGCCCACCGGCACGCGCAGGGCACTGATGCGGCGCCAGGCGTTGGCCGCCACCTGCTCGGCGCCTTCCAGCGGGGTACGGGGACAGATGATGAGGAACTCGTCGCCACCCATACGGCACACCAAGTCATCGCTGCGCACGGCATGGCGCAACTCCCTCGCGACCCTTATCAACACCTCGTCGCCGGCATCGTGGCCGAAGGTATCGTTGACGGGTTTGAAATCGTCGGCATCGATCATGATCACCGCGAGAGGCCCATTTTCTGCGACCGCTTCTCCCCACAGGCGCTCCATCTGGGCCATGGCATGACGGCGGTTGGGCAGGCCGGTGAGGACATCGGTATTGGCCACGTCCTCCAGGTGCCGGTTGGCCTCGGCCAGGGCCGCCCCGAGGCGCTGGGACTCCACCTTCTCCTGCTCCAGCCGCGCCACCAGACCAGCGAGTTCCTCGGTGCGCGTGGCGACGCGGTGTTCCAGATCTTCGTTCAGCGCCTCCAACTCCCGGTTGCGCTCGGCCACCTGCTCGAACAGCCCATTTAGGGCGGCCAGCAGCGGCTCGGTGGCATCCCGTCGTTCATCGTCCTCGGCAAGCAGTGCCTGGCGCGGCGTCATGCCGGCATGGATGCGCTCCATCTGGCGGGCCATGGCCTGGT
This genomic interval carries:
- a CDS encoding Crp/Fnr family transcriptional regulator, with translation MPGELKKILGETPLLASFDPAHREAIARMSRMVDYAEDEFIFHEGAPCGAFFIVVSGLVKLFVTNNRDQRKIIEFISPTESFAEAAMFSGQGYPVSALAVVDALLVRIDAFGFTRYLHQHPELTWTMLSQLSRRSHYLIGQIRQMSLQGARSQVADYLLQRHSTEEPLQPITGLPARRADLAAAVGVTVETLCRVISEFRNHGWITTRDNTIIIQEPDKLERFRHEDRPKRPRANNVKPVEGRASGVA
- a CDS encoding bacteriohemerythrin; this encodes MAQTFQWTERFETGLTEVDDQHRHLVDIINAIGERVRENLEVRADDIAALYRDLRDYAVYHFAEEERLMVQEGLDAGYVERHHAQHRYYLAEVERLYGRLSAEAVAEIRSILKFLTSWLVYHILGTDQAMARQMERIHAGMTPRQALLAEDDERRDATEPLLAALNGLFEQVAERNRELEALNEDLEHRVATRTEELAGLVARLEQEKVESQRLGAALAEANRHLEDVANTDVLTGLPNRRHAMAQMERLWGEAVAENGPLAVIMIDADDFKPVNDTFGHDAGDEVLIRVARELRHAVRSDDLVCRMGGDEFLIICPRTPLEGAEQVAANAWRRISALRVPVGDGEWRGSISAGVAVRHAGMRGVADLIKDADEAVYAAKAAGRNCVRSSPGEAA